In Candidatus Eisenbacteria bacterium, a single window of DNA contains:
- a CDS encoding glycosyltransferase family 4 protein — protein sequence MSPPDDRKHGADSVLGGRRPLKIAMVGQKGIPATYGGIERHVEEIGMRLVERGHEVTVFSRNHYSSHTGMYRGIRTIRFPSLNTKHFDAISHCAIATLITMFSKYDIVHFHALGPSIFAWLPRLKKTKTIVTVHGLDWQRGKWGKMARLFLQKCEEPAVKFPNRTIVVSKTLRKYFKEEYNAETFFIPNGTNPGAQLPPNKIKRYNLDKHPYILFVGRLVPEKGCHYLIEAFRRLDTDVRLVMAGGSSFSDGYVDSLESLRDNDPRVQMVGYVYGEVLDELWTNAYFVALPSILEGQSISLIEALSYGKCVLLSDIPENVEVVENEAVTFRSRDVEDLHKKMKMLLENPEMVSRVAKQCGHLAEDQFSWSRIVEATESVYYDAVSGSPPKPKRKKDEESHSSEKEDELQIIEGGKEEDGSDRPQHRSHF from the coding sequence ATGAGCCCTCCTGATGACAGGAAGCACGGGGCCGATTCGGTCCTGGGGGGGCGGCGGCCGCTGAAGATCGCCATGGTGGGGCAGAAGGGTATTCCCGCCACCTATGGCGGTATTGAGCGGCATGTCGAGGAAATCGGTATGCGGTTGGTGGAACGAGGGCATGAGGTCACCGTTTTCAGCCGGAACCATTATTCATCTCATACGGGGATGTATCGCGGGATCCGCACCATCCGTTTTCCTTCGCTCAACACGAAGCATTTCGACGCGATTTCACATTGCGCGATTGCGACATTGATAACGATGTTTTCGAAGTATGATATTGTGCATTTTCACGCCCTGGGACCGAGCATTTTCGCGTGGCTGCCCCGGCTCAAAAAAACAAAGACAATTGTCACGGTCCATGGTTTGGATTGGCAGCGCGGAAAATGGGGGAAGATGGCCCGGCTTTTTCTTCAGAAATGCGAAGAGCCTGCGGTCAAGTTCCCCAATCGCACTATTGTCGTTTCTAAAACACTGCGAAAGTATTTCAAAGAGGAATACAACGCCGAGACATTTTTTATTCCCAATGGAACAAACCCTGGCGCGCAGTTGCCGCCGAACAAGATCAAGAGGTACAACCTCGACAAGCATCCTTACATTCTCTTTGTAGGGCGGTTGGTGCCTGAGAAGGGTTGCCACTATTTGATCGAGGCCTTCCGGAGACTTGATACTGATGTCCGTCTTGTCATGGCGGGGGGATCCTCTTTCAGTGACGGCTATGTCGATAGCCTTGAGAGTCTTCGTGACAATGATCCGCGCGTGCAAATGGTCGGATATGTTTATGGCGAGGTGCTCGATGAACTTTGGACGAATGCCTATTTTGTGGCTTTGCCGTCGATCCTGGAGGGGCAGTCGATTTCACTGATCGAGGCGTTGAGTTACGGCAAGTGCGTTCTTTTGAGTGATATTCCGGAGAATGTAGAAGTCGTTGAAAATGAGGCGGTGACCTTCCGCAGCCGGGATGTCGAAGATCTCCACAAGAAGATGAAGATGTTGCTGGAAAACCCGGAAATGGTGAGCCGGGTGGCAAAGCAATGCGGTCATCTGGCCGAAGATCAATTCAGCTGGTCTCGAATTGTTGAAGCAACGGAATCCGTATATTACGACGCGGTGAGCGGATCGCCCCCCAAACCGAAGCGGAAGAAAGATGAAGAAAGTCATTCATCGGAAAAAGAGGATGAGCTGCAAATCATCGAGGGGGGGAAGGAGGAGGATGGGTCCGATCGGCCCCAGCATCGGTCTCATTTCTAG
- a CDS encoding mannose-1-phosphate guanyltransferase yields the protein MPESDLAVFILAGGSGERFWPLSRKVRPKQFFALGGEDSLIRQAYRRALALNPKGSPWVLSSESLASALLKELPRLRHERVIQETVAKNTGPAIALGCHLLAMEHPGACVVILPSDHWIPELDLFLTTVKTAIRVARSTGGLVTLGIKPHRAETGYGYIERGTPKGDIPTAYSANGFYEKPELADAKKYLKSGMYFWNSGIFIWTVTAFLTELKRVQPDIYDALPAQEELETESNRRAAINKYFVAAPSISVDQGIMEKAKSVWVVEAPFAWSDLGTWEAWGETRPADTTQNRTDGDVIVQDASGNIVYSDEEGRVALLGVDNLVVVRTKDVTLVCPRERVQEIRELVRRMREENHEDRFL from the coding sequence GTGCCTGAATCTGATCTTGCCGTCTTCATCCTGGCTGGGGGATCCGGAGAGCGTTTCTGGCCCCTAAGCCGCAAGGTGCGTCCAAAGCAGTTTTTCGCGCTGGGCGGAGAGGATTCTCTCATCCGCCAAGCCTATCGCCGGGCCTTGGCTCTCAATCCAAAGGGCTCTCCCTGGGTCCTCTCATCGGAAAGCCTTGCCTCGGCCCTTTTGAAGGAGCTGCCCCGCCTCCGCCACGAGAGGGTGATCCAAGAAACAGTGGCAAAGAACACCGGTCCCGCCATTGCCCTGGGTTGTCATCTCCTGGCCATGGAACATCCCGGAGCCTGCGTTGTCATCCTTCCCTCGGATCATTGGATTCCGGAGCTTGATCTATTTCTGACGACGGTCAAGACCGCGATAAGGGTCGCCCGCAGCACGGGTGGGTTGGTCACCCTCGGTATCAAACCCCACCGGGCTGAAACGGGATACGGCTATATTGAGCGCGGAACGCCAAAGGGTGATATTCCGACCGCGTACAGCGCCAATGGATTCTATGAGAAACCCGAACTCGCCGATGCGAAGAAATATCTGAAATCCGGAATGTATTTCTGGAACAGCGGGATTTTTATCTGGACCGTAACGGCATTCTTGACGGAATTGAAAAGAGTTCAGCCGGATATCTATGATGCGCTGCCGGCTCAGGAAGAGCTGGAAACTGAATCGAACCGGCGGGCGGCTATCAATAAATATTTTGTAGCAGCGCCCTCGATTTCAGTGGATCAGGGCATCATGGAGAAGGCGAAAAGTGTCTGGGTCGTGGAGGCGCCTTTTGCCTGGTCGGATTTGGGGACATGGGAAGCCTGGGGCGAAACCCGCCCAGCCGACACCACGCAGAATCGTACAGATGGAGATGTTATTGTTCAGGATGCAAGCGGCAATATTGTATATTCGGACGAAGAGGGCCGGGTCGCCCTGCTAGGAGTCGACAATCTTGTTGTGGTGCGCACAAAGGATGTGACCCTGGTCTGTCCCCGGGAGCGGGTACAGGAAATCCGGGAGCTGGTCCGGAGGATGCGGGAGGAGAATCATGAAGATCGGTTCTTATAG
- a CDS encoding SPOR domain-containing protein — protein MKIGSYSLVLFLTMILAFGCGKSRKQTTPVEEAPGRELPSEAPDNRVQPGFPEAMPLPGEESGEDEPNTRYGYRVQVAAFTQMDPAEARAAELRRLFDEPVYIVHEGLLYKIQVGDFVSRDRAQEIRRRAVDLGLDGAFVIDTMINKQ, from the coding sequence ATGAAGATCGGTTCTTATAGCCTGGTACTATTTTTAACGATGATTCTCGCTTTCGGGTGCGGGAAATCCCGGAAGCAGACGACGCCGGTGGAAGAGGCGCCGGGGCGGGAACTGCCCTCAGAAGCACCGGATAACCGGGTGCAGCCAGGATTCCCAGAGGCGATGCCGCTGCCGGGTGAAGAGAGCGGCGAAGACGAACCGAATACCCGGTATGGGTATCGTGTGCAGGTCGCGGCCTTTACCCAGATGGACCCGGCGGAAGCGCGGGCCGCGGAATTGCGGCGCCTCTTTGATGAACCTGTATATATTGTCCATGAAGGGTTGTTGTACAAAATCCAGGTTGGTGATTTTGTCAGCCGGGATCGAGCGCAGGAAATTAGGCGTAGAGCCGTCGATTTGGGATTGGATGGCGCTTTTGTCATCGACACGATGATTAACAAGCAATGA
- the galT gene encoding galactose-1-phosphate uridylyltransferase codes for MPELRKDPVIGRWVIVSTERGRRPSDFGHVQISRKSGFCPFCEGHEDKTPPEVYADRKEGTARNAPGWRVRVVSNKFPALQIEGELKREAEGIYDKMNGVGAHEVIIESPLHDLELSRMAHARIARVIRAIRIRISDLSQDRRFRYIQVFKNHGEAAGASLEHSHCQLVATPIVPRRMVDELEGVDQHYALKERCIFCDVISQEKMFEKRIVNETSKYIAVAPFAARFPFETWILPKKHASNFEYGDPDDDWALAGMLKDVLSRLNATLNYPPYNFVVHSAPVNDWPGPFHFHWHIEIMPKLTKVAGFEWGTGFYINPTPPEEAAAFLRDAKLDDESIDPEDKKSPSDKEHPNTEG; via the coding sequence ATGCCTGAGCTCCGCAAAGATCCCGTCATCGGGCGGTGGGTGATTGTTTCAACCGAGCGAGGCCGGAGACCATCCGACTTCGGTCATGTGCAGATCAGCCGGAAGAGCGGTTTCTGCCCCTTCTGCGAAGGTCATGAGGATAAGACCCCTCCCGAGGTTTATGCCGACCGCAAAGAGGGCACCGCCCGCAATGCGCCGGGGTGGCGTGTCCGCGTCGTTTCAAATAAATTTCCCGCACTCCAGATTGAAGGAGAGCTGAAACGCGAAGCTGAAGGGATCTATGACAAAATGAACGGGGTCGGCGCCCATGAAGTTATTATTGAATCCCCGTTGCACGATTTGGAACTCAGCCGGATGGCGCATGCTCGGATCGCGAGGGTGATCCGGGCCATTCGGATTCGGATCAGCGACCTTTCGCAGGATAGACGTTTTCGCTATATACAGGTATTCAAGAATCATGGTGAGGCGGCGGGCGCCTCTTTAGAGCATTCACATTGCCAATTGGTGGCGACGCCGATTGTTCCCCGCCGGATGGTCGATGAGCTTGAAGGGGTCGACCAGCATTATGCATTGAAAGAGCGTTGCATCTTTTGTGATGTCATCTCACAGGAAAAGATGTTTGAGAAGAGGATCGTCAACGAAACCAGTAAATATATCGCTGTCGCCCCTTTCGCCGCGCGATTCCCTTTTGAGACATGGATTCTGCCCAAAAAACACGCCTCCAATTTTGAATATGGGGATCCAGATGATGATTGGGCTTTGGCCGGTATGCTCAAGGATGTTCTATCCCGCCTGAATGCCACCCTGAATTATCCGCCCTATAATTTTGTGGTGCACTCTGCACCGGTCAATGATTGGCCCGGGCCCTTTCATTTCCATTGGCATATAGAGATTATGCCCAAGTTAACGAAGGTCGCAGGATTTGAATGGGGAACAGGATTCTATATCAATCCGACACCTCCTGAAGAAGCCGCCGCCTTTCTTCGCGATGCCAAGTTGGATGATGAGTCCATCGATCCTGAAGATAAAAAAAGCCCCTCAGACAAAGAACATCCCAACACCGAAGGCTAA